The proteins below come from a single Pelagibaculum spongiae genomic window:
- a CDS encoding GntR family transcriptional regulator gives MPTVKAREIRRIVDNIYRAIVEQRILPGTRLVEAKLTEALDANRNHVRSALQELKHRKVVTIEANRGAYVSRPSMKEARDVFEVRKVLEGCAIEKAAENITAVDIKRLKKLANEEHKAIAAKNHPLSIAISGRFHKQIVKISCNQLILELMDDLLARTSLIIGVYERKGTGTTCHFDDHDKLIELLAAKNPQACRKFMVDHLEHLEQSLALDNHHQWSQDFTEIFQDMGSWQN, from the coding sequence ACAGCGAATCCTCCCCGGAACCCGCCTGGTCGAAGCCAAGCTGACAGAAGCTCTTGATGCCAACCGCAACCATGTTAGATCTGCGCTGCAGGAGTTAAAACACCGTAAAGTGGTCACCATAGAGGCCAACAGAGGTGCTTATGTTTCTCGTCCCAGCATGAAAGAAGCCAGAGATGTTTTTGAAGTCAGGAAGGTATTAGAAGGCTGTGCTATTGAAAAAGCGGCTGAAAATATCACAGCAGTAGACATTAAGCGTCTGAAAAAACTCGCAAATGAAGAACACAAAGCCATCGCGGCTAAAAATCATCCGCTCTCCATCGCTATCTCAGGCCGCTTTCATAAACAAATTGTTAAGATTTCCTGTAATCAGCTAATTTTAGAATTGATGGATGACTTACTCGCCAGAACTTCATTAATTATTGGAGTCTATGAACGAAAAGGAACTGGCACGACTTGCCATTTTGACGACCATGACAAGTTAATCGAACTTCTGGCAGCTAAAAACCCACAAGCCTGTCGCAAGTTTATGGTTGATCATCTGGAGCATCTTGAGCAATCACTGGCTCTGGATAACCATCACCAATGGAGCCAGGATTTTACCGAAATATTTCAAGACATGGGCAGCTGGCAAAACTAG